In the genome of Xanthocytophaga agilis, the window GATTGTATTCTTCCAGTGACAATCGCACATGCAACCATTTGTTTCGATTTTCTTTTCCATTGCTCATAATCTATCAACTCCATTATATTTATGTACAAATCCCTTTCTAAAAGCCTTTCTGTGATAGCTTCACCCACGACTTTGGAGTAAAGGGGCTTTTTCGGTTGTGATACAACCGGACATCTTGCCGTTTGCTCAATGCGAACTATCGGGCTATATTGGTATACACCTTCCCTTCGTTTTTAAGAATTTTCATGAGAGCTTATGTTTCAGGTTTTTCCGTTGAGGCTTTGTGTTGTTAACAAGCCATTCATTCAGATCCTTACTTCCTATGTATCTATGGCTTTCCTCTTTATATCTGGCAGAAAGTGAAAGCGCATGGGCTGTGGTTTTTTGTCCGGCAGGATCGCGGTCCATATAGAGATGAATGGACTCATATTGCTCCAGAATTGGATGCGCTTTTTCAAAGAAGGAAACAGAATTCAGGATGACAAAATCAGCCTTTGCAACAGGTTGCTCTTGTCCAAGTGTTAGATGCGAAAGGAAGTCTGAGAAACCTTCGAAAACCAAGACCTGTTTACCTGAATTAGCAATGGTAGTAATGTCTTTAGGAGAGCTACTGGCTTTGAAAAAAGGAGTCCGTATTTCATACCCACCCGAATCATTTTTAAAGCCTATTCCATAGTAGTCTTTGCCTCCCATTTGGTAGCTAACCTGACAGCAAAATTGCCTGGCAATGTCAATAGGAATACATCGACTCTGCAGGTATCGGATTAGTGAAATAGAAGTAAGTGGAGCCTCTTGCAGAATGGTTAATTTACTTTCT includes:
- a CDS encoding toprim domain-containing protein, giving the protein MKARGDWKSIEHIKALDMVDYLAVLGHEPVKVRNVNYWYHSPLRGEKTPSFKVNRQLNCWYDHGIGKGGTIIDFGMLYYQCSITEFLQKMNAGLVLSDPVNLVPKLVRESFSREPTSESKLTILQEAPLTSISLIRYLQSRCIPIDIARQFCCQVSYQMGGKDYYGIGFKNDSGGYEIRTPFFKASSSPKDITTIANSGKQVLVFEGFSDFLSHLTLGQEQPVAKADFVILNSVSFFEKAHPILEQYESIHLYMDRDPAGQKTTAHALSLSARYKEESHRYIGSKDLNEWLVNNTKPQRKNLKHKLS